One Acidiferrobacter thiooxydans DNA window includes the following coding sequences:
- a CDS encoding heme lyase CcmF/NrfE family subunit, producing MVSGVSLNLIELGHFAAYLAFFVAITQALAPVAARVFKAPGLRTLSVNGATLLFLLTTVGALTILYSLLTNNFSVLYVASNSNTHLPTFYKIAALWGGHRGSLYLWVWIMTGYTAAVAHHGRSRYPDRLPVIMAVEGALIAGFYGLVLFLSDPFTRLFPIPPQGQNMNPLLQDPGMVIHPPMLYMGYVGFSIPFSFAVAALLTNWRSELWIGHTRRWALFAWGFLTAGIIFGAWWSYYVLGWGGYWGWDPVENASFMPWLMGTALIHSISVQERRRMLHTWNIFLIITTFALSLLGTFLVRSGVLASVHAFSAAPGQGVYLLTFMVVVLTLAFGLFLVKGGYQQAEESFISPFSRESMFIWNNVIFTVACASVLLGTLYPLFLQAATGARISVGPPYFDLVMVPIFLVMLVVMAIGPLVSWRKANVAKLRGRLVVPVLVGVAFAALVAIVWAPVYWTAPVAVGLVAFVATTIAANVARAVAQRRKQHHEGPARAFMATVLGNRRHYGGMIVHMGILVIVIGLTGSGLFAKSKLVMMAPGDVLQVAHERVRFDGTRNVRGPDYTAVQGRLTILNNGAHLRPEQRVFFGSPMQVERPSVNSTPLRDVYVDIGDEHDGKWEIHLFVNPLVNFIWTGGGIVIAGLAFSLSDYVRRRKRVAVTSGAVASHS from the coding sequence ATGGTATCAGGTGTTTCGCTAAATCTCATCGAGCTCGGTCATTTCGCGGCGTACCTCGCGTTTTTCGTCGCCATAACTCAGGCCCTTGCGCCAGTGGCGGCACGCGTGTTCAAGGCCCCGGGCCTGCGCACGCTGTCTGTCAACGGTGCGACGCTGTTGTTCCTTTTGACGACAGTCGGCGCCTTGACCATCCTCTACTCGCTTCTCACCAACAATTTTTCCGTGCTCTACGTCGCGAGCAACTCGAATACGCACCTGCCGACTTTCTATAAGATTGCGGCCTTGTGGGGCGGACACCGTGGCTCGCTCTATCTTTGGGTATGGATCATGACCGGTTACACGGCGGCGGTCGCCCACCACGGGCGCTCGCGGTATCCCGATCGGCTGCCGGTCATCATGGCCGTCGAGGGCGCGCTCATCGCCGGCTTCTACGGTCTCGTGTTGTTCTTGTCCGATCCGTTCACGCGGCTCTTTCCGATCCCGCCGCAGGGCCAGAACATGAATCCGCTGCTCCAGGATCCAGGTATGGTCATCCATCCCCCGATGCTCTATATGGGCTATGTCGGGTTTTCCATACCGTTTTCGTTTGCGGTGGCGGCACTGCTCACCAATTGGAGGAGTGAGCTCTGGATAGGGCACACACGCCGCTGGGCGCTGTTTGCCTGGGGCTTTCTCACCGCCGGGATCATATTCGGCGCATGGTGGTCGTATTATGTGCTCGGCTGGGGCGGATATTGGGGCTGGGATCCGGTCGAAAATGCCTCGTTCATGCCGTGGCTTATGGGCACCGCGCTGATTCATTCGATCTCGGTGCAGGAGCGGCGACGCATGCTCCATACCTGGAATATCTTCCTGATCATCACGACCTTCGCCCTGTCACTGCTCGGTACCTTCCTGGTGCGATCCGGGGTATTGGCCTCGGTGCATGCCTTCTCGGCGGCGCCCGGGCAGGGGGTTTACCTCCTTACCTTCATGGTGGTGGTGTTGACGCTGGCGTTTGGCCTGTTTCTCGTCAAGGGTGGTTACCAGCAGGCCGAGGAATCGTTCATTTCGCCTTTCTCGCGCGAGTCGATGTTCATCTGGAACAACGTCATTTTCACCGTGGCGTGCGCGTCGGTCCTACTGGGCACCCTGTATCCCTTGTTCCTGCAGGCCGCGACCGGGGCGCGCATCAGTGTCGGGCCTCCGTATTTCGATCTCGTCATGGTGCCGATCTTCCTTGTCATGCTGGTGGTCATGGCCATAGGGCCGCTCGTTTCCTGGCGTAAAGCGAATGTCGCGAAGCTGCGCGGCCGGCTCGTGGTGCCGGTACTCGTGGGTGTGGCGTTCGCGGCGTTGGTGGCGATCGTGTGGGCCCCCGTCTATTGGACCGCACCCGTGGCCGTGGGCCTCGTGGCGTTCGTGGCAACCACCATAGCCGCTAATGTCGCGCGTGCCGTGGCGCAGCGTCGCAAGCAGCATCATGAGGGTCCTGCGCGGGCGTTCATGGCGACCGTGCTCGGCAATCGCCGACACTACGGCGGCATGATCGTCCATATGGGCATCCTCGTGATCGTGATCGGGCTCACAGGCTCCGGGCTTTTCGCAAAAAGCAAGCTCGTCATGATGGCCCCGGGCGATGTGCTGCAGGTCGCGCACGAGCGCGTTCGTTTTGACGGCACGCGCAACGTGCGCGGTCCCGACTACACGGCAGTGCAAGGGCGTCTTACGATCCTGAACAACGGTGCGCATCTGCGTCCCGAGCAGCGCGTGTTCTTCGGGAGTCCGATGCAGGTGGAGCGTCCGAGCGTGAATTCGACGCCGTTGCGTGATGTCTATGTGGACATCGGCGATGAGCATGACGGCAAGTGGGAGATTCACCTGTTCGTCAATCCGCTCGTGAATTTCATATGGACGGGTGGCGGGATCGTAATCGCGGGCCTCGCGTTTTCGCTGAGCGATTACGTCCGCCGTCGCAAGCGGGTGGCCGTGACCTCGGGAGCCGTGGCCAGCCACTCATGA
- a CDS encoding cytochrome c-type biogenesis protein CcmH, with amino-acid sequence MKRLAWMVLLWAWLAPSMAATVVHESVIHRREIAIAKKLRCTVCQAESLAVSQAGIAADMRKLIRQKLRAGQTPAQIRAYFVKRYGDYILLKPPFDPLGAILWIWPFALAAVFGGVAIAVMRRRARAPMPPSAPELGPEDQARIEALTRQE; translated from the coding sequence ATGAAACGCTTGGCGTGGATGGTCCTTTTGTGGGCATGGCTTGCGCCGAGCATGGCGGCGACGGTGGTGCATGAGAGCGTGATCCATCGCCGCGAGATCGCGATCGCGAAGAAGCTGCGGTGCACGGTCTGTCAGGCGGAGTCGTTGGCCGTCTCTCAGGCCGGCATCGCCGCCGACATGCGCAAGCTCATCCGCCAGAAGCTGCGCGCGGGGCAGACGCCGGCGCAGATTCGCGCGTATTTCGTGAAGCGCTATGGCGATTACATCCTGCTAAAGCCTCCCTTTGATCCGCTTGGCGCCATTCTGTGGATATGGCCGTTTGCGCTGGCCGCGGTGTTCGGCGGAGTTGCCATCGCGGTGATGCGCCGCCGTGCGCGCGCGCCCATGCCTCCCTCAGCCCCGGAGCTTGGGCCGGAAGATCAGGCCCGTATCGAGGCCCTTACGCGTCAGGAGTAG
- the ccmA gene encoding cytochrome c biogenesis heme-transporting ATPase CcmA translates to MSDALFAVHGLSCVRGDRTLFAGLSLTLDAGEAVHVRGPNGLGKTTLLRALCGLSRPMRGEIRWRGERISDLAEEFTAEVAYVGHLNGIQGELTAAENLRLASRVFTRRGCAGQSEGEALARVGLRAQADRPARHLSQGQKRRLALARLLVLRRPLWVLDEPFTALDVASVASLSSLIGEHMAAGGLALVVSHQAFDLPGIRDFELARYCRTRR, encoded by the coding sequence ATGAGTGACGCCCTGTTCGCTGTGCACGGACTGTCGTGCGTGCGCGGGGACCGGACGCTGTTTGCGGGATTATCGCTCACGCTCGATGCAGGCGAAGCCGTGCATGTACGCGGGCCCAATGGATTGGGGAAGACTACGCTACTACGGGCACTATGCGGGCTGTCGCGGCCGATGCGCGGGGAGATCCGCTGGCGCGGCGAGCGCATCTCGGATCTGGCCGAGGAGTTCACCGCCGAGGTCGCCTACGTCGGACATTTGAATGGAATCCAGGGCGAATTGACGGCGGCGGAGAATCTCCGGCTGGCAAGCCGCGTGTTCACGCGTCGGGGTTGCGCGGGGCAGAGCGAGGGCGAGGCCTTGGCGCGCGTCGGTTTGCGCGCACAGGCCGATCGCCCGGCGCGCCACCTGTCGCAGGGACAGAAGCGGCGACTCGCGCTCGCGCGATTGCTGGTGCTGCGTCGGCCGTTGTGGGTGCTCGATGAGCCGTTTACGGCCCTGGATGTGGCCTCGGTCGCGAGCCTGTCGTCTTTGATCGGAGAACACATGGCTGCGGGCGGACTGGCGCTGGTCGTGTCGCATCAGGCCTTCGACCTGCCGGGCATCCGGGATTTCGAGCTGGCCCGATATTGCAGGACGCGGCGATGA
- the ccmB gene encoding heme exporter protein CcmB: MSGGVLGAMRAVFVRELLVFWRRSTEIMAGLVFFLIVTTLFPLAIGPERRELMLVAPGVLWVAALLATTLSLNHLFASDYQDGSLEQLLMSPYPLSAMVLAKIAAHWVLTGLPLALLSPLLAIQMALPTKAIGTLVGSLLLGTPTLTLIGAIPAALTLGVRGGGVLVSLLVLPLYTPVLIFGAEAVAASAGQGFASVAHLSLLGAFLALALSFAPWASSAALRVSLD; the protein is encoded by the coding sequence ATGAGCGGTGGGGTGTTGGGGGCCATGCGCGCCGTATTTGTGCGCGAGCTCCTGGTGTTTTGGCGGCGCAGTACCGAGATCATGGCAGGACTTGTGTTTTTTTTGATCGTCACGACGTTGTTTCCGTTGGCGATAGGACCGGAGCGTCGCGAGTTGATGCTGGTGGCCCCGGGGGTACTGTGGGTGGCGGCATTGTTAGCGACCACCCTGTCCCTGAATCATCTGTTTGCGAGCGATTATCAGGATGGTAGTCTGGAGCAGCTACTCATGAGTCCTTATCCTCTGTCGGCGATGGTGCTCGCCAAGATTGCGGCGCATTGGGTGCTGACGGGTCTGCCGCTTGCGCTGTTGTCGCCGCTGCTCGCGATACAGATGGCATTGCCGACCAAGGCGATAGGAACGCTCGTCGGTTCCCTTCTGCTGGGTACGCCGACTCTCACTTTGATCGGCGCGATCCCGGCTGCCCTTACGCTCGGGGTGCGAGGGGGTGGGGTACTGGTTTCCCTGCTGGTGTTGCCACTGTATACTCCGGTCCTGATATTCGGCGCCGAGGCGGTCGCCGCATCCGCGGGTCAGGGCTTCGCGTCGGTTGCGCATTTATCGTTACTGGGGGCGTTTTTGGCGCTGGCTTTAAGTTTTGCCCCATGGGCAAGTTCAGCGGCCTTGCGTGTGTCACTCGATTGA
- a CDS encoding heme ABC transporter permease: MGKFSGLACVTRLMKLIHKYGAPKRFYELAGTLTPWFAALTTLLFVSGLYLGLYWAPPDYQQGNAYRIMFVHVPNAWMSMMAYVVMAVFAAAGYIWNIRLADILAKVTAPLGASFTLTALVTGSLWGKPMWGTYWVWDARLTSELVLFFLYVGYMALQASIDDPRRAAHASAILAIVGVVNVPIIHYSVYWWHTLHQPASLSLTGQPKIYITMLIPLIIMSLGFMFFYLTMLCVRARSEILWRERRADWVRKLIESRS, translated from the coding sequence ATGGGCAAGTTCAGCGGCCTTGCGTGTGTCACTCGATTGATGAAACTCATTCACAAATACGGGGCGCCCAAGCGGTTCTATGAACTCGCAGGGACATTGACCCCGTGGTTCGCGGCCCTGACGACGTTGTTGTTCGTATCGGGTCTCTATCTCGGGTTGTATTGGGCGCCGCCTGACTACCAGCAGGGCAATGCCTATCGCATCATGTTCGTCCATGTGCCGAATGCGTGGATGTCGATGATGGCCTATGTGGTTATGGCGGTGTTTGCGGCCGCCGGCTACATCTGGAACATTCGTCTGGCCGATATTCTTGCCAAGGTGACAGCGCCACTTGGGGCATCGTTTACCCTGACCGCGCTTGTGACGGGGTCGTTGTGGGGCAAGCCGATGTGGGGAACCTATTGGGTATGGGATGCCCGCCTCACCTCGGAACTCGTGTTGTTTTTCCTGTACGTGGGTTATATGGCGCTCCAGGCGAGCATCGATGATCCGCGCCGCGCGGCCCATGCGAGCGCCATCTTGGCGATCGTGGGGGTGGTGAATGTGCCGATCATTCATTATTCGGTCTATTGGTGGCATACCCTCCATCAGCCGGCATCGCTGTCCCTGACCGGTCAGCCGAAGATCTATATCACGATGCTGATTCCGCTCATCATCATGTCGCTTGGTTTCATGTTCTTTTATCTGACCATGCTGTGTGTGCGCGCGCGTAGTGAGATCCTCTGGCGCGAGCGCCGCGCGGACTGGGTGCGCAAACTCATCGAGTCGCGGTCATGA
- the ccmD gene encoding heme exporter protein CcmD, protein MSLPGFLQMGRFSVFIWAAYGFAGLMVFLNIVQPLIQKRRVWERLRRNRDDDEEDVHEEAE, encoded by the coding sequence ATGAGCCTGCCAGGATTTCTGCAGATGGGGCGCTTTTCCGTGTTTATCTGGGCGGCCTATGGCTTCGCTGGTCTCATGGTCTTTTTGAATATCGTGCAGCCCTTGATCCAGAAGCGCCGGGTGTGGGAACGGCTGCGCCGTAACCGGGATGACGACGAGGAGGATGTCCATGAGGAAGCAGAATAA
- the ccmE gene encoding cytochrome c maturation protein CcmE, translated as MRKQNKRLIFVLVGLAGVSVAVWLVLTAFRHNLVFFYSPTQVLEGKAPSHGVFRLGGIVEKGSIKKDGLHTTFTVTDLRHSMVIHYTGILPDLFRQGQGVVVQGRRVGTTTFLASQVLAKHGANYMPPDVAAELKRSMAAKAKAALS; from the coding sequence ATGAGGAAGCAGAATAAGAGGCTCATATTCGTCCTAGTCGGGCTGGCGGGTGTGAGCGTCGCGGTGTGGTTGGTATTGACGGCGTTCCGGCACAACCTCGTGTTCTTCTATTCCCCCACGCAGGTCTTGGAGGGTAAGGCCCCCAGTCACGGAGTGTTTCGTTTAGGGGGTATCGTCGAGAAGGGCAGCATCAAGAAAGATGGGCTGCATACGACCTTCACGGTCACTGATCTGCGCCACAGTATGGTGATCCACTATACGGGCATCCTTCCGGACCTTTTCCGGCAGGGGCAGGGCGTGGTGGTTCAGGGTCGGCGCGTGGGCACGACGACGTTCTTGGCAAGTCAGGTACTCGCCAAGCATGGTGCCAACTACATGCCCCCGGACGTGGCCGCGGAGTTGAAGCGCTCAATGGCCGCCAAGGCCAAGGCGGCGCTATCGTGA
- a CDS encoding DsbE family thiol:disulfide interchange protein, producing the protein MKKFLIPVALFIAIGVALGRGLFLNPTYIPSPLIGKPMPAFSLPLAATPNVDLTNADLKGHVTLLNVFASWCVSCKQEMPNLMRLHALHLVRLVGVDYKDTPQGLHHYLDAFGDPYSMIVTDKRGMTAINWGIYGVPETFVVNKQGIIAYKFVGPISYRKLHAKLIPMVKRLEAQPA; encoded by the coding sequence GTGAAGAAGTTCCTGATCCCCGTGGCGTTGTTCATCGCCATCGGGGTAGCGCTAGGGCGCGGTTTGTTCTTGAACCCCACCTACATTCCCTCGCCATTGATCGGCAAGCCGATGCCGGCGTTTTCCTTACCATTGGCGGCGACCCCGAACGTGGATCTGACCAATGCCGACCTGAAAGGACACGTGACGCTTCTGAACGTCTTTGCGTCATGGTGTGTGAGTTGCAAGCAAGAGATGCCAAACCTCATGCGGCTCCACGCCCTGCACCTCGTACGGTTGGTGGGTGTCGATTACAAGGATACCCCCCAGGGCCTGCACCACTACCTGGATGCCTTCGGCGACCCGTATTCGATGATCGTCACGGACAAGCGCGGGATGACGGCGATCAATTGGGGTATCTATGGCGTCCCCGAGACCTTCGTCGTCAATAAGCAAGGGATCATCGCCTACAAGTTCGTAGGCCCCATCAGCTACCGTAAGCTCCACGCCAAGCTGATCCCCATGGTGAAGCGGCTAGAGGCGCAACCCGCCTAA
- a CDS encoding MerR family DNA-binding protein — MAERREKTAGMTIGDLAQAAGVSVETIRFYERRGLIDQPPRPYGGIRRYPGPLVRRIQFIKHAKSLGFTLTEISDMLALSADDPSTCGEIQRLAQGKLALLREKREALCFMESVLEALLADCRRHTDHSCPILEAVEEGIGGRPAKRRAPGNKGPFIRKRRKTPPLLWAGSSHLAY; from the coding sequence GTGGCAGAGCGCAGAGAAAAGACGGCAGGAATGACGATCGGCGATCTCGCACAGGCCGCCGGTGTCTCGGTCGAGACCATACGATTTTATGAACGCCGCGGTCTCATCGATCAGCCCCCGCGCCCCTATGGCGGGATCCGCCGTTACCCGGGGCCGCTCGTGCGTCGCATCCAGTTCATAAAGCACGCGAAATCCCTGGGTTTTACGCTCACTGAGATCAGCGACATGCTGGCGCTGTCGGCCGACGATCCATCGACCTGCGGCGAGATCCAGCGCCTGGCTCAAGGCAAGCTCGCGCTGCTGCGCGAGAAGCGCGAGGCGCTATGTTTCATGGAGTCGGTGCTTGAGGCCTTGCTCGCCGACTGCCGGCGCCACACCGACCATTCCTGCCCGATCCTGGAGGCGGTCGAGGAGGGAATAGGGGGGCGCCCGGCAAAACGCCGCGCTCCCGGGAATAAGGGCCCGTTTATCAGAAAGCGCCGTAAAACCCCGCCGTTATTGTGGGCGGGGAGCAGTCACTTGGCGTATTGA
- a CDS encoding transcriptional initiation protein Tat, protein MNMVTRRNLFKQAGATAIGAAIAGGAAARTTALPDLEPPSAHSLHELTMALARAPYHRDFKTVPMILTHRDQWDSAALDLVLRYQGSPRQVWDNTAIASPWLNLMRNAMNTQIWSFGHPNFLCVSATHGSAHLALYDAYIWDKYHLGRFTKGKVPTNKFVNEPAAAHANPRDYEDSRGVYSPYDNSIPVLQRRGAVFLGCHNEVWEFTMKLHKKGVNPDHLSHERMAAEFTNHLIPGVVLTPGIVGTLPQLELAGFQYAK, encoded by the coding sequence ATGAACATGGTGACGAGACGTAATCTCTTCAAACAGGCGGGGGCAACCGCGATCGGCGCGGCCATTGCCGGCGGGGCCGCCGCGCGCACCACTGCGCTACCGGACTTAGAACCGCCATCAGCACACAGCCTGCACGAGCTCACCATGGCCCTGGCGCGGGCGCCGTATCACCGCGACTTCAAGACCGTCCCCATGATCCTCACCCATCGCGATCAATGGGACAGTGCGGCCCTGGATCTGGTGCTGCGCTACCAAGGCAGCCCGCGCCAGGTCTGGGACAATACCGCCATTGCCAGTCCCTGGCTCAATCTCATGCGTAACGCCATGAATACCCAGATCTGGTCATTCGGGCATCCGAACTTCCTGTGCGTCTCGGCAACCCATGGGTCGGCCCACCTTGCGCTCTACGATGCCTATATCTGGGATAAGTATCATCTAGGCCGGTTCACGAAGGGCAAGGTCCCGACCAACAAGTTCGTCAACGAACCCGCGGCCGCGCACGCCAATCCGCGCGACTACGAAGATAGTAGGGGCGTGTATTCCCCCTACGACAACAGCATTCCGGTATTGCAGCGGCGAGGGGCGGTGTTTCTCGGCTGCCACAACGAGGTCTGGGAGTTCACCATGAAACTCCACAAAAAGGGTGTGAACCCCGACCATCTGAGCCATGAACGCATGGCCGCGGAATTCACTAACCACCTCATCCCGGGGGTGGTCCTCACCCCCGGGATCGTGGGGACACTGCCGCAACTCGAGCTCGCCGGCTTTCAATACGCCAAGTGA
- a CDS encoding NTP transferase domain-containing protein, which translates to MITGLLLAAGRSRRFGSPKLVAPLDGVPLAVHSARALRAAVDRAVAVIRPDDLALAAQLRETGFEIICCPDAHGGQGASLAFGVRMTGGSTGWLVALADMPYIKAETAQAVAAQLRLGAIIAAPYFHGRRGHPVGFARALGPQLGALAGDIGALALIKAHHHLVVKVPCSDSGILTDIDAPEDLARLTANRDPRSADSARG; encoded by the coding sequence ATGATCACGGGATTACTGTTGGCCGCTGGCCGTAGCCGGCGTTTCGGATCACCCAAGCTCGTCGCGCCCTTGGATGGCGTGCCGCTCGCCGTGCACAGCGCGCGCGCCCTGCGCGCGGCGGTGGATCGCGCAGTGGCGGTCATAAGACCCGATGATCTGGCACTGGCAGCCCAGCTCCGCGAGACCGGATTCGAAATCATCTGCTGCCCGGATGCACACGGCGGCCAGGGGGCATCGCTGGCCTTCGGCGTCCGCATGACCGGCGGTTCAACGGGGTGGCTGGTGGCATTGGCGGACATGCCCTACATAAAGGCGGAGACTGCTCAGGCGGTAGCCGCCCAGCTGCGTCTCGGGGCGATCATCGCCGCCCCCTATTTCCATGGGCGCCGTGGCCATCCAGTAGGTTTTGCGAGGGCGCTTGGGCCACAGCTCGGCGCCCTCGCAGGGGACATCGGGGCACTCGCGCTCATCAAGGCGCACCACCATCTCGTGGTCAAGGTGCCATGCTCGGACTCGGGCATCCTCACCGATATCGATGCGCCCGAGGACCTAGCACGCCTCACCGCAAACCGCGACCCGCGATCCGCCGACAGTGCCCGGGGCTAG
- a CDS encoding XdhC family protein, with the protein MTTADRGDGAVLGALSHWQAQGLSVRLATVVQSYGSAPYEAGALYALNAQGQEAGTLSGTCLGSWIKTRTGRIKERRVAVITAGPADGLDLPCGGRLEFLIEDNPDPNHVREWLAALGARACVRRTIDTVGGRPLLATASARESCRWTGHLWQGIYGPDWCLLLVGADAISIHLARIALSLGYSVTVSEPRAEHRAGFPAGLATVTEAMPDDAVMALQPDARTAVVTLAHDPRLDDLGLWAAAPSAAYYVAALGSATTHARRCARLLGLGLDPATVSRIQGPAGLAIHSRTPAEIAVSIAAALVSYKRCETHGRIHFHVTKEVAHS; encoded by the coding sequence ATGACGACCGCCGATCGGGGAGATGGCGCGGTACTCGGCGCGCTAAGCCACTGGCAGGCGCAGGGACTATCGGTAAGGCTCGCCACGGTGGTCCAGAGTTACGGCTCCGCCCCCTATGAGGCCGGCGCCCTGTACGCCTTGAACGCGCAAGGCCAAGAGGCCGGCACCCTCTCCGGGACCTGTCTTGGCTCCTGGATCAAGACACGTACCGGGCGAATCAAGGAACGGCGCGTAGCGGTGATCACCGCCGGACCCGCGGACGGGCTTGATCTGCCCTGCGGCGGGCGCCTCGAGTTTCTGATCGAGGACAATCCCGACCCCAATCACGTCCGCGAATGGCTCGCGGCCCTGGGCGCCCGGGCGTGCGTCCGCCGTACGATCGATACGGTGGGCGGCCGGCCGCTCCTGGCAACGGCATCGGCGCGCGAATCCTGCCGATGGACGGGCCATCTCTGGCAGGGAATCTACGGCCCCGACTGGTGTCTACTCTTGGTAGGCGCCGATGCGATCAGCATCCATCTGGCACGAATCGCGCTGAGCCTCGGCTACTCGGTCACCGTGAGTGAACCGCGCGCCGAACACCGGGCAGGCTTTCCGGCAGGGCTCGCCACCGTCACCGAGGCCATGCCCGATGATGCCGTGATGGCCCTGCAACCCGACGCGCGTACCGCGGTCGTGACGCTTGCGCATGACCCGCGCCTCGACGATCTGGGTCTATGGGCGGCGGCCCCGAGCGCGGCCTACTATGTGGCGGCGCTGGGCTCGGCGACGACCCACGCCAGGCGCTGTGCGCGACTCTTGGGTCTCGGCCTCGATCCGGCCACGGTATCGCGTATCCAGGGGCCGGCGGGGCTTGCCATCCATAGCCGCACACCGGCCGAAATCGCCGTGTCCATAGCCGCGGCATTGGTGAGCTACAAACGTTGCGAAACGCATGGACGGATCCATTTCCACGTCACCAAGGAGGTCGCTCATTCATGA